Proteins co-encoded in one Flavobacteriaceae bacterium MAR_2009_75 genomic window:
- a CDS encoding arylsulfatase (manually curated) has translation MFSIKSITSLLMAGTLFWSCKESPKTESNVQSNTKPNIIYILADDLGYAEIGAFGQEKIETPNIDALAKSGMMFTQHYSSAPVCAPARYMLLTGKHAGHAYIRSNSEWKERGEVWNYKAMAKDSTLEGQGPMPKSTVTMAHRLKEAGYTTGMVGKWGLGAPHTHSLPTTMGFDFFYGFNCQRQAHTYYPLHLYKNENRVPLANDTIAPNTKLPEGADPDDIESYADFNLTDYAPDLMFEELTNFVERSNEKPFFLYWATPIPHVALQAPQRWVDYYIEKFGAEEPYLGDKGYFPHKNPHAAYAAMVSYFDENIGKLVEQLKDEGLYENTLIVFTSDNGPSYAGGADPEFFESAKPFEGTHGRGKGYLYEGGIRVPMIASWPKHIQAGTESDLPSAHYDMLATFSDVAGYEIPDDTDGISMLPTMISEGEQVKHDFMYWEFPSYGGQIAIRLGDWKVVRQNLTNNKPATLELYDLKKDPTEQNNVAGQHPEIIEKAIEIFKKERETPELEHFKMPAIEGGLIANNK, from the exons ATGTTTTCGATAAAATCAATAACGTCCCTGCTTATGGCGGGGACACTTTTTTGGTCATGTAAAGAATCACCAAAAACTGAAAGTAACGTTCAATCGAACACTAAACCAAATATCATTTACATTCTTGCCGATGATTTGGGATACGCAGAAATCGGCGCCTTTGGACAAGAAAAAATAGAGACCCCGAACATTGATGCTTTGGCCAAATCTGGAATGATGTTTACCCAGCACTATAGTAGCGCCCCGGTTTGCGCTCCGGCGAGATATATGTTGCTAACCGGAAAACATGCGGGTCATGCCTATATTAGAAGTAATTCGGAATGGAAAGAACGAGGTGAGGTATGGAATTATAAGGCCATGGCTAAAGACTCTACTTTAGAAGGTCAAGGCCCAATGCCGAAATCAACAGTTACCATGGCCCACCGTTTAAAAGAAGCAGGCTATACTACAGGAATGGTGGGTAAATGGGGCTTAGGTGCTCCACATACCCATTCTTTACCAACTACCATGGGTTTTGATTTTTTCTATGGATTCAATTGTCAAAGACAGGCTCATACGTATTACCCATTGCATCTTTATAAAAATGAAAATAGGGTGCCTTTGGCCAATGACACGATCGCGCCCAATACCAAGCTGCCTGAAGGGGCAGACCCTGACGATATTGAAAGTTACGCTGATTTTAATTTAACAGATTATGCACCGGACTTAATGTTCGAAGAACTCACAAATTTTGTAGAAAGAAGTAATGAAAAACCCTTCTTTTTATATTGGGCGACACCGATACCGCATGTAGCGCTTCAAGCTCCGCAGCGATGGGTAGATTATTACATCGAGAAATTTGGCGCGGAAGAACCTTATCTAGGTGATAAAGGATATTTTCCTCATAAAAATCCACATGCGGCCTATGCCGCCATGGTATCTTATTTTGATGAAAACATAGGTAAATTGGTTGAGCAGTTGAAAGACGAAGGTCTTTATGAGAACACGTTGATTGTATTTACTTCAGACAATGGCCCAAGCTACGCAGGG GGTGCAGACCCTGAATTTTTTGAGAGTGCCAAACCTTTTGAAGGCACCCATGGTAGGGGCAAGGGGTATTTATATGAAGGGGGTATTCGTGTGCCGATGATCGCTTCATGGCCAAAGCATATTCAGGCCGGTACCGAAAGTGATCTACCATCTGCTCATTACGACATGCTTGCAACTTTTTCTGATGTAGCCGGTTACGAAATACCTGATGATACCGATGGCATAAGTATGCTGCCTACCATGATATCTGAGGGAGAGCAAGTTAAACATGATTTTATGTATTGGGAGTTTCCCAGTTATGGAGGTCAAATAGCGATTCGTTTAGGTGATTGGAAAGTGGTTCGGCAAAACCTAACCAATAACAAACCGGCAACGCTAGAATTGTATGATTTGAAAAAGGACCCGACAGAACAGAACAATGTTGCTGGGCAACATCCTGAAATTATTGAGAAGGCAATTGAAATTTTTAAAAAGGAAAGAGAAACGCCAGAATTAGAACATTTTAAAATGCCGGCTATAGAAGGTGGGTTAATTGCCAATAATAAGTAA
- a CDS encoding formylglycine-generating enzyme required for sulfatase activity codes for MHTYTRILLVYGIVSLTISCKDQKKSTVNTESQSEVVGKKEEIVIDTTVIKNMPDSLTAPDGMVWVPGAVFEKGAVAQDKQAMGHEKPAHRVAVDGFFIDATEVTNAEFEKFVEDSGYITVAEREIDWEEMKKQLPGGTPKPHDSILQPGSLTFKKTESTVQNLYDFSQWWKWTIGANWKEPNGPGSSIKGKDNYPVVHIAYEDALAYCEWANRRLPTEAEWELAARGENTNATYFWGDDGSELEKKANTWEGEFPVTNTKEDGYEDRAPVKSYPPNSLGLYDMAGNVWEWTSDWYDTKYYNEVSAGNNILKNPQGAGSPYNERDPYAREKVMKGGSFLCNASYCASYRVSARMATSLDSSLEHLGFRTVATVDMIKETPN; via the coding sequence ATGCATACTTACACTCGAATTCTTCTGGTCTACGGTATTGTTTCACTAACGATTTCCTGCAAAGATCAAAAAAAGAGCACCGTCAATACTGAGAGCCAATCTGAGGTTGTTGGTAAGAAAGAAGAAATAGTCATTGATACAACTGTAATTAAAAATATGCCCGACAGTTTAACAGCTCCAGATGGTATGGTCTGGGTGCCCGGGGCGGTATTTGAAAAGGGTGCGGTAGCTCAAGATAAGCAGGCTATGGGCCATGAGAAACCAGCCCATAGAGTAGCGGTAGATGGTTTTTTTATCGATGCAACAGAAGTCACCAATGCAGAGTTCGAAAAGTTTGTCGAAGATTCAGGTTATATAACGGTTGCAGAAAGGGAAATCGATTGGGAAGAGATGAAAAAACAACTCCCGGGCGGTACCCCAAAGCCTCATGATTCAATTTTGCAACCCGGTTCTTTAACTTTTAAAAAAACGGAGAGTACCGTGCAAAATCTTTACGATTTTTCGCAATGGTGGAAATGGACTATTGGTGCGAATTGGAAGGAGCCGAATGGTCCTGGAAGTAGTATAAAGGGTAAAGATAACTACCCAGTAGTTCATATTGCTTATGAAGATGCGCTTGCCTATTGCGAATGGGCAAATCGACGTTTGCCAACAGAGGCGGAATGGGAGTTGGCCGCAAGGGGTGAAAATACGAACGCTACTTATTTTTGGGGTGACGATGGTAGTGAATTAGAAAAAAAAGCCAATACTTGGGAAGGCGAGTTTCCTGTAACCAATACCAAAGAAGATGGTTACGAAGACCGGGCTCCCGTAAAATCATATCCTCCGAATAGTTTAGGACTTTATGATATGGCAGGAAATGTTTGGGAATGGACCTCAGATTGGTACGATACCAAATACTATAATGAAGTGAGTGCAGGTAATAATATATTGAAAAACCCACAAGGGGCAGGTTCGCCATATAATGAGCGAGACCCCTATGCTAGAGAAAAAGTAATGAAAGGCGGCTCTTTTTTGTGTAATGCTTCCTATTGTGCCAGTTATAGAGTTTCGGCCCGTATGGCCACCAGTTTAGACTCTTCTCTAGAGCATTTAGGTTTTAGAACAGTAGCGACGGTTGAT
- a CDS encoding putative dehydrogenase, which yields MKKSEKKSSEAFSTKNSRRDFVRNTALFTGGSMLLPNLQMNGMVNVLGDKKLKLALVGCGGRGTGAAVQALNADENVELVAMADAFEDRLKSSLMNISKALGETKKVNVKEKNQFVGFDAAQKAIDLADVVILATPPGFRPQHFEYAINNDKHVFMEKPVATDVPGVRKVLGAAKMAKEKKLNVVVGLQRHYQDSYLAAMDHLKKDAIGSIVSGQVYWNSGGVWVRERQPTQTELEYQMRNWYYFNWLCGDHILEQHIHNIDVANWFIGEYPISAQGMGGRQVRTGKDHGEIYDHHFVEFTYPSGAVIASQCRHQPETMSRVSEFFQGTKGTVSTEGDNATLKDWSGQTIFEHRGKDDPNPYQVEHVKLFESIRNGGVIADAENGAKSTMSAIIGRMATYSGKVIKWDEAMQSNLALAPEHLTWDSPAPVQPNAEGMYEIPTPGKTTVI from the coding sequence ATGAAAAAATCAGAAAAGAAAAGCTCTGAAGCTTTTTCAACGAAAAACTCTAGAAGAGATTTTGTAAGAAACACCGCACTATTTACTGGTGGTTCTATGCTTTTGCCCAATTTGCAAATGAACGGAATGGTAAATGTTCTAGGTGACAAAAAATTGAAGTTAGCCTTGGTAGGCTGTGGTGGTCGCGGAACCGGGGCCGCGGTACAGGCACTTAATGCAGACGAGAACGTAGAACTGGTTGCTATGGCCGATGCATTTGAAGACCGCCTGAAAAGTAGTCTGATGAATATTTCTAAAGCCTTGGGAGAAACCAAAAAGGTGAATGTAAAGGAGAAAAACCAGTTCGTGGGCTTTGATGCCGCTCAAAAAGCAATTGATTTGGCCGATGTGGTTATTCTGGCAACTCCTCCAGGTTTTCGTCCTCAACATTTTGAGTATGCCATAAATAATGATAAGCATGTGTTTATGGAAAAACCTGTGGCCACAGATGTGCCAGGGGTTAGAAAGGTATTGGGCGCAGCAAAAATGGCAAAGGAGAAAAAATTGAATGTGGTGGTCGGTTTGCAGCGTCATTATCAAGATAGTTACTTGGCCGCTATGGATCACCTGAAAAAAGATGCCATTGGCTCTATCGTATCAGGTCAAGTGTATTGGAATAGCGGTGGCGTCTGGGTGCGTGAGCGTCAACCCACCCAAACAGAATTGGAGTATCAAATGCGCAATTGGTACTATTTCAACTGGCTGTGTGGCGACCATATTCTCGAGCAGCATATACACAATATAGATGTTGCCAACTGGTTTATAGGTGAATATCCGATTTCAGCCCAGGGTATGGGTGGTAGACAGGTTCGAACAGGTAAAGACCACGGTGAAATCTATGATCATCATTTTGTGGAGTTTACCTACCCAAGTGGAGCGGTGATTGCAAGTCAGTGCCGTCATCAGCCTGAAACCATGAGTAGGGTATCTGAATTTTTTCAGGGAACAAAGGGAACGGTTTCTACTGAAGGGGATAATGCCACTTTGAAAGATTGGAGCGGACAAACGATTTTTGAACACCGAGGTAAAGACGACCCGAACCCATATCAAGTCGAACATGTGAAACTATTCGAGTCGATTCGCAACGGGGGAGTAATTGCCGATGCAGAAAATGGAGCTAAAAGTACTATGAGTGCTATAATCGGTCGAATGGCCACTTATTCCGGTAAAGTAATCAAATGGGATGAAGCCATGCAATCTAACCTCGCTTTGGCCCCTGAACATCTTACTTGGGATTCTCCTGCACCGGTTCAGCCCAATGCCGAGGGTATGTATGAAATTCCAACCCCTGGTAAAACAACTGTAATATAA